The proteins below come from a single bacterium genomic window:
- a CDS encoding tail fiber protein: MFAGNFEPWPWFFCDGRLLQIVQHTALFSILGTTYGGNGTTTFALPDLRGRFPVGIGQGPGLSPHDLGEVAGTESVALTSNQMPAHTHQLQALNAAGTTSSPAGAVQAAGRNLYAAGSPNATLSGAAVSATGGSQPHPNMPPYLGINYIICVEGIFPTRW, encoded by the coding sequence ATGTTCGCGGGCAATTTCGAACCGTGGCCGTGGTTCTTCTGCGACGGGCGATTGCTCCAGATCGTCCAGCACACCGCCCTCTTTTCGATCCTCGGCACCACCTACGGCGGCAACGGGACGACGACCTTCGCGCTTCCCGACCTGCGCGGGCGCTTCCCGGTGGGGATCGGCCAGGGACCGGGGCTGAGCCCCCACGACCTGGGGGAAGTGGCCGGAACGGAGTCGGTCGCGCTCACTTCCAACCAGATGCCGGCCCACACGCACCAGTTGCAGGCCCTGAACGCCGCCGGGACCACCAGTTCCCCCGCGGGCGCGGTGCAGGCGGCGGGCAGGAACCTCTATGCGGCGGGTTCGCCCAACGCCACGCTCTCCGGCGCGGCAGTCTCTGCAACCGGCGGGAGCCAGCCGCACCCGAACATGCCGCCGTACCTCGGGATCAACTACATCATCTGCGTGGAGGGGATCTTCCCGACCCGCTGGTGA
- a CDS encoding PAS domain-containing protein — MREHEWVETVGMAVTVCDAAGIIVAMNERSARTFAKSGGKALIGTSALDCHPEPARSKLVALLREGRANTYTIEKKGRRWLIHQAPWFRDGAFAGFVEVSVPLPEGMPHFVRDAG; from the coding sequence ATGCGCGAGCACGAGTGGGTCGAGACGGTCGGGATGGCGGTCACGGTCTGCGACGCCGCCGGGATCATCGTCGCGATGAACGAGCGTTCGGCGCGCACCTTCGCCAAGTCCGGCGGGAAGGCGCTGATCGGCACGAGCGCGCTGGACTGCCACCCCGAGCCGGCGCGCTCGAAGCTGGTGGCGCTGCTGCGGGAGGGGCGGGCGAACACCTACACCATCGAGAAGAAGGGAAGACGCTGGCTCATCCACCAGGCGCCGTGGTTCCGGGACGGCGCGTTCGCGGGGTTCGTCGAGGTCTCGGTCCCCCTGCCGGAGGGGATGCCCCACTTCGTCCGCGACGCCGGCTAG
- a CDS encoding zinc ribbon domain-containing protein yields the protein MPIYEYRCPACGKRSSRIWMRLPSTADEAALACPACGAAKLGRLFSRFASPKSEERRLESLGDDPALAGLDENDPRGMARMMRRLGEESGEPLEGEDAEMLARMEAGEMPPEDEGGADGESGAASGTGGEA from the coding sequence ATGCCCATCTACGAGTACCGCTGCCCGGCCTGCGGCAAGAGGAGCAGTCGGATCTGGATGCGGCTGCCGTCGACGGCGGACGAGGCGGCGCTGGCGTGCCCGGCGTGCGGCGCCGCGAAGCTCGGGCGCCTGTTCTCGCGCTTTGCCAGCCCCAAGTCCGAGGAGCGCCGCCTGGAATCGCTTGGGGACGATCCGGCGCTCGCCGGGCTCGACGAGAACGACCCGCGCGGCATGGCGCGGATGATGCGTCGCCTCGGCGAGGAGAGCGGCGAGCCGCTCGAGGGCGAGGACGCCGAGATGCTCGCGCGCATGGAGGCCGGCGAGATGCCGCCGGAGGACGAGGGCGGCGCGGATGGCGAGTCCGGCGCGGCGTCCGGGACCGGCGGCGAGGCCTAG